One Paralichthys olivaceus isolate ysfri-2021 chromosome 8, ASM2471397v2, whole genome shotgun sequence genomic region harbors:
- the adra2a gene encoding alpha-2A adrenergic receptor encodes MEFINDTNQTRLEVAPYSLQMSLPLTVLVGMMILLTVFGNVLVVIAVFTSRALRAPQNLFLVSLASADILVATLVMPFSLANELMGYWYFGEIWCEIYLALDVLFCTASIAHLCAISLDRYWSITQAIEYNLKRTPRRIKCIIFIVWVIAAVISFPPLITMEKENSGKDPVCKINNDKWYVISSCIGSFFLPCVIMVLVYVRIYQIAKKRTRAPPGDRRRKVIPKTATIAAVNPKNGVGAEDHLCQENLNGKRDIELKEGVEGEGGPDEEKEEVNGVDIEESSSSDHKVNNPCSIKKKAAKGKTKLSQIKPGENDNVQKRVQSTKGSRWKGRQNREKRFTFVLAVVIGVFVICWFPFFFTYMLMTLCQSCLVPDTLFKFFFWFGYCNSALNPIIYTIFNNDFRRSFKKILCRRDMRRYV; translated from the coding sequence ATGGAGTTTATCAATGACACTAACCAGACTCGTCTAGAGGTGGCCCCGTACAGCCTCCAGATGTCCCTGCCGCTCACCGTGCTGGTGGGGATGATGATCCTGCTCACAGTGTTTGGCAACGTGCTGGTGGTCATAGCTGTGTTTACAAGCCGGGCCCTAAGGGCTCCGCAGAACTTGTTCTTGGTGTCCCTGGCCTCAGCGGACATTTTGGTGGCCACCCTCGTGATGCCCTTCTCCTTGGCCAATGAGCTCATGGGATACTGGTACTTTGGCGAGATATGGTGCGAAATCTATCTGGCACTCGATGTTTTGTTCTGCACCGCCTCCATAGCCCACCTCTGTGCCATCAGCTTAGATCGCTACTGGTCCATCACACAGGCTATTGAGTACAACCTTAAGAGGACGCCACGCCGCATCAAGTGCATCATCTTCATCGTGTGGGTCATTGCAGCAGTTATCTCTTTCCCGCCACTCATCAccatggagaaagaaaacagtggGAAGGACCCTGTGTGTAAGATCAACAATGATAAATGGTACGTCATCTCCTCCTGCATTGGCTCCTTCTTCCTCCCTTGTGTCATCATGGTGCTGGTCTATGTTCGGATCTACCAGATCGCCAAGAAGAGGACGAGGGCGCCTCCAGGAGACAGGAGGCGGAAGGTGATACCAAAAACGGCCACCATCGCTGCTGTCAACCCAAAGAACGGCGTAGGCGCTGAGGACCACCTCTGTCAAGAGAACCTAAACGGCAAGAGAGACATCGAGCTGAAGGAGGGAGtggaaggagaaggagggccagacgaggagaaagaagaggtgaATGGGGTGGACATTGAGGAGTCGTCGTCGTCTGACCACAAAGTTAACAATCCCTGCTCAATCAAAAAGAAAGCGGCCAAGGGGAAAACCAAACTGAGCCAAATCAAACCGGGGGAGAATGACAATGTCCAAAAGCGGGTGCAAAGCACCAAAGGCAGCCGCTGGAAGGGCCGCCAGAACCGGGAGAAACGGTTCACCTTCGTCCTGGCTGTGGTCATTGGAGTGTTTGTCATCTGCTGGTTTCCCTTCTTCTTTACCTACATGCTGATGACGTTGTGCCAGTCCTGCCTGGTGCCTGACACCCTGTTTAAGTTCTTCTTCTGGTTCGGCTATTGCAACAGCGCACTGAATCCCATTATCTATACCATCTTCAACAATGACTTTAGGAGGTCGTTCAAAAAGATACTGTGCAGGAGGGACATGAGAAGATACGTATGA